A single genomic interval of Variovorax sp. PMC12 harbors:
- a CDS encoding FdhF/YdeP family oxidoreductase: MTDSTRFEPYTHSAGGWGSLKAVSTYLLRERIPIVGAEALWKQNKPGGFACVSCAWAKPEHPRAAEFCENGAKATAWELTAKRAPASFFLEHTVSSLLAWSDHDLEAQGRLTVPMKWDADSDRYLEIGWQEAFEGIGAEMRALHAQDPASVVFYASGRASLEASYMYQLLARLYGNNNLPDSSNMCHESTSVALPATIGVPVGTVRLDDFELCDAIFIFGHNTGVSSPRMLHQLQDARKRGVPIVTFNPLRERGLVEFVNPQSPTEMLTPANTQISTQYLQVKNGGDLAALTGMCKALVAADDDALASGRARVLDATFIAEHTDGFDTFAAFLREASWDDIESESGLSREALEAAAATFAGAKAVIGIYGMGLTQHRKGVENVQMVSNLLLLGGHIGRLGAGICPVRGHSNVQGQRTVGITEKPELAPLDRLATMYGFEPPREKGLNTVETCEGVFKGQVRAFIGLGGNFVRAVPDSDRLEPAWCNLQLTVQVATKLNRSHLVHGKVSYLLPCRGRIEVDRQQSGEQTVAMEDSTGVMHASRGVAEPAAATLLSEPAIVAGIAKASLPPNPKVPWDGWVADYALVRDHIAQAFPEIFHDFNERLKAPGGFRRPLPAKERVWKTPNRKACFKGYGNLRADPDTPETGPEVLRLMTLRSDDQFNTTIYSLDDRFRGVYGTRRVLLMNHDDIRRLGFAEGDSVDVHTAVDDGHARSVRGLRVTPYDIPAGCAGGYYPECNPLVPLAHHAEHSKVPASKAIPIRLSPSANA; encoded by the coding sequence GTGACAGACAGCACGCGATTCGAACCCTATACCCACTCAGCGGGCGGCTGGGGTTCCCTGAAGGCCGTGAGCACCTACCTGCTGCGCGAGCGAATTCCCATCGTCGGCGCGGAAGCGCTCTGGAAGCAGAACAAGCCCGGCGGGTTCGCCTGCGTGAGTTGCGCGTGGGCCAAGCCCGAGCATCCGCGTGCGGCGGAATTCTGCGAGAACGGTGCCAAGGCCACGGCGTGGGAGCTCACCGCCAAGCGTGCGCCCGCATCGTTCTTCCTCGAGCACACGGTAAGCAGCCTCCTGGCATGGAGCGACCACGACCTGGAAGCGCAGGGCCGCCTGACGGTGCCGATGAAATGGGATGCCGACTCCGACCGGTACCTGGAGATCGGCTGGCAGGAGGCCTTCGAAGGCATCGGCGCCGAGATGCGTGCCCTGCATGCACAGGATCCCGCATCGGTGGTTTTCTATGCCTCGGGCCGGGCCTCGCTGGAGGCCAGCTACATGTATCAATTGCTAGCGCGCCTGTACGGCAACAACAACCTGCCCGACAGCTCGAACATGTGCCATGAGAGCACCTCGGTGGCCTTGCCCGCGACCATCGGCGTGCCCGTGGGCACGGTCCGGCTGGACGACTTCGAGCTGTGCGATGCGATCTTCATCTTCGGCCACAACACGGGCGTGAGCAGTCCGCGCATGCTCCACCAGCTGCAGGACGCGCGCAAGCGCGGCGTGCCGATCGTCACGTTCAATCCGCTGCGCGAGCGGGGGCTCGTGGAGTTCGTGAACCCGCAGTCGCCCACCGAGATGCTCACACCGGCGAACACCCAGATCAGCACCCAATACCTGCAGGTGAAGAACGGCGGCGATCTCGCCGCGCTCACCGGCATGTGCAAGGCGCTGGTCGCGGCCGACGACGACGCCCTGGCGTCGGGCCGGGCGCGCGTGCTGGACGCGACGTTCATCGCCGAGCACACCGACGGCTTCGACACCTTCGCGGCCTTCCTGCGCGAAGCGTCCTGGGACGACATCGAGTCGGAGTCCGGGCTGTCGCGCGAAGCGCTCGAAGCCGCGGCCGCCACCTTCGCCGGCGCGAAGGCGGTGATCGGCATCTACGGCATGGGCCTCACGCAGCACCGCAAGGGCGTGGAGAACGTGCAGATGGTTTCCAACCTGCTGCTGCTTGGCGGACACATCGGTCGGCTGGGCGCAGGCATCTGTCCCGTGCGCGGCCATTCGAACGTGCAGGGGCAGAGGACCGTGGGCATCACCGAGAAGCCGGAACTGGCCCCCCTGGACAGGCTGGCGACGATGTACGGCTTCGAACCGCCGCGCGAAAAGGGTCTGAACACGGTCGAGACCTGCGAGGGCGTGTTCAAGGGACAGGTTCGCGCCTTCATCGGGCTGGGAGGCAACTTCGTGCGCGCGGTGCCCGATTCCGACCGGCTGGAGCCGGCATGGTGCAACCTGCAGCTGACCGTGCAGGTGGCCACCAAGCTCAACCGCAGCCACCTGGTGCATGGGAAGGTGTCGTACCTCCTGCCTTGCCGGGGCCGCATCGAGGTCGACCGCCAGCAAAGCGGCGAGCAGACCGTGGCGATGGAGGATTCGACCGGCGTGATGCACGCTTCCCGGGGCGTTGCGGAGCCGGCGGCGGCCACGCTGCTGTCGGAACCCGCCATCGTCGCCGGCATTGCCAAGGCCAGCCTGCCACCGAACCCGAAGGTCCCGTGGGACGGCTGGGTGGCGGACTATGCCCTGGTGCGCGACCACATCGCGCAGGCTTTCCCGGAGATCTTTCACGACTTCAACGAGCGCCTGAAGGCGCCCGGGGGCTTCCGTCGGCCGCTGCCCGCCAAGGAGCGCGTGTGGAAGACACCCAACCGCAAGGCCTGCTTCAAGGGCTATGGCAACCTGCGCGCCGATCCGGACACGCCCGAGACCGGCCCCGAGGTGCTGCGGCTCATGACGCTGCGCAGCGACGACCAGTTCAACACCACGATCTACAGCCTGGACGACCGTTTCCGCGGCGTCTACGGCACGCGCCGCGTGCTGCTGATGAACCACGACGACATCCGGCGGCTCGGCTTCGCGGAAGGCGACAGCGTGGACGTGCACACGGCCGTCGACGACGGCCATGCGCGAAGCGTCCGGGGGCTGCGCGTCACGCCCTACGACATCCCGGCGGGCTGCGCGGGCGGCTACTACCCCGAATGCAATCCGCTCGTGCCGCTGGCGCACCACGCCGAGCACAGCAAGGTGCCCGCTTCCAAGGCCATTCCGATCCGGCTGAGCCCGTCTGCGAATGCCTAA
- a CDS encoding exodeoxyribonuclease III, with the protein MKIATFNVNGIGSRLERLLEWLAQSRPDVACLQELKSPNEKLPLEAIRSAGYGVVAHGQRAWNGVAILARGCEPIETGRGLPGMDDDPQSRYVEAVVHGVVVGCLYLPNGNPQPGPKFDYKLQWFEAFNRHAKKLFSSGMPVVLAGDYNVVPTDADIYNPASWREDALLQPESRLAFARLMKQGWTDAIRACHPDRVPYTFWTYWRNRYPRDAGLRIDHLLLNAELAPMLRAAGVDRDVRGRPGASDHAPAWIELDLPAA; encoded by the coding sequence ATGAAGATCGCCACTTTCAACGTCAACGGCATCGGAAGCCGCCTGGAACGCCTTCTGGAGTGGCTGGCGCAATCCCGGCCCGACGTCGCCTGCCTGCAGGAGCTCAAGTCGCCGAACGAGAAGCTGCCGCTGGAGGCGATCCGCAGCGCAGGCTACGGCGTGGTCGCCCATGGGCAGCGTGCGTGGAACGGCGTGGCCATCCTCGCGCGCGGATGCGAGCCGATCGAAACGGGACGCGGCCTGCCGGGCATGGACGACGATCCGCAAAGCCGCTATGTCGAAGCGGTGGTCCACGGCGTGGTGGTGGGCTGCCTCTACCTGCCCAATGGCAACCCGCAGCCCGGGCCGAAGTTCGACTACAAGCTGCAGTGGTTCGAGGCGTTCAACCGGCATGCGAAGAAGCTTTTCTCCAGCGGCATGCCCGTCGTGCTGGCGGGCGACTACAACGTGGTGCCCACCGATGCCGACATCTACAACCCCGCGTCCTGGCGCGAGGACGCGCTGCTGCAGCCGGAGAGCCGGCTGGCTTTCGCGCGGCTGATGAAGCAGGGATGGACGGACGCCATCCGCGCCTGCCACCCCGACCGCGTGCCCTACACGTTCTGGACGTACTGGCGCAACCGCTACCCAAGGGATGCCGGTCTGCGCATCGACCACCTGCTGCTGAACGCGGAACTGGCGCCCATGCTGCGCGCGGCCGGGGTCGACCGCGACGTGCGGGGACGTCCCGGCGCGAGCGACCACGCGCCCGCCTGGATCGAGCTCGACCTGCCTGCGGCCTGA
- a CDS encoding 2Fe-2S iron-sulfur cluster-binding protein, producing MPITINGSTAELPDDPRVSLLDFLREHQHLFGAKKGCDQGACGACTVLVDGERVLSCLTLAVQCQGKSVTTIEGLAPHAGMHPLQEAFVAHDGFQCGYCTPGQICSAVGMVQELRRGVPSHVTADLRTPAIALTHDELRERMSGNLCRCGAYNGIAAAIAEEFERAPT from the coding sequence ATGCCAATCACCATCAACGGGTCGACAGCCGAGTTGCCCGACGACCCACGGGTCTCGCTGCTGGATTTCCTGCGCGAGCACCAACATCTGTTCGGCGCCAAGAAGGGCTGCGACCAGGGTGCCTGCGGCGCCTGCACCGTGCTCGTCGACGGCGAACGCGTGCTGTCATGCCTGACGCTGGCGGTGCAGTGCCAGGGCAAGTCCGTCACCACCATCGAGGGCCTCGCGCCGCACGCAGGCATGCATCCGTTGCAGGAGGCCTTCGTCGCGCATGACGGCTTCCAGTGCGGCTACTGCACGCCCGGGCAGATCTGCTCGGCCGTGGGCATGGTGCAGGAACTCCGCCGCGGCGTTCCCAGCCACGTGACCGCCGATCTGCGCACGCCGGCCATTGCGCTCACCCACGACGAACTGCGCGAGCGCATGAGCGGCAACCTCTGCCGCTGTGGCGCGTACAACGGCATCGCCGCGGCGATCGCCGAAGAATTCGAGAGGGCGCCCACATGA
- a CDS encoding FAD binding domain-containing protein — MTPFTYGRAQNVDDALELGARPGAKYLGGGTNLVDLMRETIERPVALVDVTQLDHEIEERADGSLLIGAATRNTALASHPAVRARYPVLARAITAGASAQIRNMATVGGNMLQRTRCAYFYDDDGGSRCNKRHPGQGCDAAEGINRYHAILGASPSCVATHPSDMCVALAALGAVVHLRNAEGERALPFTDLHRLPGDQPELETQLWPGELITAVELPALAFGARSTYRKVRDRASYAFALVSVAAALELDGDTVKDVRIALGGVAHKPWRAWKAEDALRGQPATAEAFRAAAQAELAQAQPLRHNGFKVELARRTIAAVLAELKEMKA, encoded by the coding sequence ATGACCCCCTTCACCTATGGCCGGGCGCAGAACGTGGACGATGCGCTCGAGCTCGGCGCCCGGCCCGGCGCCAAGTACCTCGGCGGCGGCACGAACCTGGTCGACCTGATGCGCGAGACCATCGAGCGCCCCGTCGCGCTGGTCGATGTGACGCAGCTCGATCACGAGATCGAAGAGCGCGCCGACGGCAGCCTGCTGATCGGCGCAGCCACCCGCAACACCGCCCTCGCCTCGCACCCGGCGGTGAGAGCGCGCTACCCGGTGCTGGCACGGGCCATCACCGCCGGCGCATCCGCGCAGATCCGCAACATGGCGACGGTAGGCGGCAACATGCTGCAGCGCACGCGCTGCGCGTACTTCTACGACGACGACGGCGGCTCGCGCTGCAACAAGCGCCACCCCGGGCAGGGGTGCGACGCGGCGGAGGGCATCAACCGCTATCACGCCATCCTGGGAGCCTCGCCGAGCTGCGTCGCCACGCATCCGTCCGACATGTGCGTGGCGCTCGCAGCGCTGGGTGCCGTGGTGCACCTGCGCAACGCCGAAGGCGAACGCGCGCTGCCATTCACCGACCTGCATCGCCTGCCCGGCGACCAGCCCGAGCTCGAAACGCAGCTCTGGCCCGGTGAACTCATCACCGCCGTGGAGCTGCCCGCGCTGGCTTTCGGCGCTCGCTCGACCTACCGCAAGGTGCGCGACCGCGCCAGCTATGCCTTTGCGCTGGTGTCGGTGGCGGCAGCCCTGGAACTGGACGGCGACACCGTCAAGGACGTGCGCATCGCCCTCGGCGGTGTCGCGCACAAACCCTGGCGCGCCTGGAAGGCGGAAGACGCGCTGCGCGGGCAGCCAGCGACCGCCGAGGCATTCCGAGCCGCCGCGCAGGCGGAACTCGCCCAGGCGCAGCCCCTGCGCCACAACGGATTCAAGGTCGAACTCGCCCGGCGAACGATCGCGGCAGTGCTTGCCGAACTCAAGGAGATGAAAGCATGA
- a CDS encoding xanthine dehydrogenase family protein molybdopterin-binding subunit, which produces MSIIQETVQAVMKKAIEAAPDAWMPGGTPDPLIARAQGLVGAPVSRLDGPLKVQGQARFAAEFPLEGMLYAALVHSTVARGRIATLDTAAAEASPGVELVMSHGNAPRMKPMPLFMSKDKAAGGDDLPILQDDQVHWNGQPIAVVLARTQEQADHAASLVHVVYDREPATTTFAAAKAKGTKPGTFQGEPLKMEIGDAEAALAAAAHRVDVTYATPRHNHNAIELHAATVAWKGDELFIHDASQAVAHMAWSMAEIFGIDEKQVHVTSQFVGGGFGGKTLWRHQVLAAAASKLAGRPVRIMLSREGVYRVVGGRTNTEQRVAIGAQADGRFDALIHTGVVTMTEHNNMPEPFVLPARSAYAAGSFKLDVEVATLDMLANTFMRAPGEAVGTFALESAIDELAHAMKMDPIELRIRNEPEKDPTTGVPFSSRHIVEAYRAGAQRFGWNRRNATPAARRDGEWLIGMGCATATYPYYRMPGGAARITLSRDGHATVEIAAHEMGMGTATAQTQVTAERLGLSMDQVRFCHGDSAFPGVVLAGGSQQTASIGSAVMAAQHELFAALLKLCGKESPLHGLQPDEVIGRDGGLAKADDPARFERYAAILARAGRDTLAVEADAPRPLEVQHWSMHSHGAMFCEVRVNEVTGETRVSRFLGSFDCGRIVNAKTAASQFRGGIVMGLGLALMEETQFDERNGRIMNPSLSDYHVPVHMDVPQIDVMWTDIPDPHSPMGARGVGEIGITGVGAAVANAVFNACGKRVRTLPITLDKLMG; this is translated from the coding sequence ATGAGCATCATCCAGGAGACCGTCCAGGCGGTCATGAAGAAAGCCATCGAGGCCGCGCCCGACGCGTGGATGCCCGGCGGCACGCCGGACCCGCTGATCGCGCGCGCGCAAGGCCTGGTCGGTGCGCCGGTCTCGCGCCTGGACGGGCCGCTCAAGGTGCAGGGACAGGCGCGGTTCGCGGCCGAGTTCCCTCTGGAAGGGATGCTCTACGCCGCGCTGGTCCACAGCACGGTCGCGCGCGGGCGCATTGCCACGCTCGACACGGCCGCCGCCGAGGCGTCGCCCGGCGTGGAGCTCGTCATGAGCCACGGGAACGCACCGCGCATGAAGCCCATGCCGCTGTTCATGTCCAAGGACAAGGCCGCCGGCGGCGACGACCTGCCCATCCTGCAGGACGATCAGGTCCACTGGAACGGCCAGCCCATCGCCGTCGTGCTCGCCCGGACGCAGGAGCAAGCCGATCACGCCGCGTCGCTGGTGCACGTGGTCTATGACCGCGAGCCGGCCACGACCACGTTCGCGGCTGCGAAGGCCAAGGGGACGAAGCCCGGCACCTTCCAGGGCGAGCCGCTGAAGATGGAGATCGGCGACGCCGAGGCGGCGCTGGCTGCCGCCGCGCACCGGGTCGACGTCACGTACGCCACGCCGCGCCACAACCACAACGCCATCGAGCTGCACGCGGCGACCGTCGCCTGGAAGGGCGACGAACTGTTCATCCATGACGCGTCGCAGGCCGTGGCGCACATGGCGTGGTCCATGGCGGAGATCTTCGGGATCGACGAGAAGCAGGTGCACGTGACCTCGCAGTTCGTGGGCGGCGGCTTCGGCGGCAAGACCCTCTGGCGCCACCAGGTGCTGGCGGCGGCGGCTTCGAAGCTCGCCGGGCGGCCGGTGCGCATCATGCTCTCGCGCGAAGGGGTCTATCGCGTCGTGGGCGGGCGAACCAACACCGAGCAGCGCGTGGCCATCGGCGCACAGGCGGACGGACGCTTCGACGCGCTGATCCACACCGGCGTCGTGACCATGACCGAGCACAACAACATGCCGGAGCCGTTCGTGCTGCCGGCACGCTCGGCCTACGCGGCGGGCAGCTTTAAGCTCGACGTCGAGGTGGCCACGCTCGACATGCTGGCCAACACCTTCATGCGCGCGCCCGGCGAGGCGGTGGGCACCTTCGCGCTGGAAAGCGCCATCGACGAGCTGGCCCACGCCATGAAGATGGACCCGATCGAGCTGCGCATCCGCAACGAGCCCGAGAAGGATCCGACCACGGGCGTTCCCTTCTCGTCCCGGCACATCGTCGAGGCCTACCGCGCGGGCGCGCAGCGCTTCGGCTGGAACCGGCGCAACGCGACGCCGGCGGCACGCCGCGACGGCGAGTGGCTGATCGGCATGGGCTGCGCCACCGCCACGTATCCGTACTACCGCATGCCGGGCGGCGCGGCCCGCATCACGCTCTCGCGCGACGGCCACGCGACGGTGGAGATCGCCGCGCATGAAATGGGCATGGGCACCGCCACGGCGCAGACGCAGGTCACCGCCGAGCGGCTCGGGCTGTCCATGGATCAGGTCCGGTTCTGCCACGGCGACTCGGCCTTCCCCGGGGTGGTGCTTGCGGGCGGTTCGCAGCAGACCGCGTCGATCGGCAGCGCCGTCATGGCGGCGCAGCACGAACTGTTCGCCGCGCTGCTGAAGCTCTGCGGCAAGGAATCGCCCCTGCACGGCCTGCAGCCGGACGAGGTCATCGGGCGCGACGGGGGCCTGGCAAAGGCCGACGACCCTGCCCGGTTCGAGCGCTATGCGGCCATCCTGGCGCGCGCCGGCCGCGACACGCTGGCGGTCGAGGCCGACGCGCCCAGGCCGTTGGAGGTGCAGCACTGGTCGATGCATTCACACGGCGCCATGTTCTGCGAAGTGCGGGTGAACGAGGTGACGGGCGAGACGCGCGTGTCCCGCTTCCTGGGCTCGTTCGACTGCGGCCGCATCGTCAACGCCAAGACCGCGGCCAGCCAGTTCCGCGGCGGCATCGTCATGGGTCTGGGACTCGCGCTGATGGAAGAGACCCAGTTCGACGAACGCAACGGCCGCATCATGAATCCCAGCCTCAGCGACTACCACGTGCCGGTGCACATGGACGTGCCGCAGATCGATGTGATGTGGACCGACATCCCTGACCCGCACTCGCCCATGGGCGCGCGCGGCGTCGGCGAGATCGGCATCACCGGGGTCGGCGCCGCCGTGGCCAACGCGGTGTTCAACGCGTGCGGCAAGCGTGTCCGCACCCTGCCCATCACCCTGGACAAGCTGATGGGCTGA
- a CDS encoding cation:proton antiporter gives MTAATWDLLVGALLILMALSGTLLKTLPISAAALYMGLGFAVGPGGFDLLKLGIRADAALIETITEVAVLVSLFAVGLRLRIRLRLSSWVQPVLLASVGMVVTIMLMTLAGLALKLSLGAALLLAAILAPTDPVLASDVQVRHENDRDDLRFGLTAEGGLNDGAAFPFVMLALGLSGAHDLGTAGLRWLGLDVLWAIGGGLALGWTCGAAFTRLVLFLQTEKKQALGMESFLALGLIALTYGIALHAAVYGFLAVFVAGLSMRNVERQVESEAALASRSKARPQEKVEAVAQARTADDMTRDVLEFAKELEKFVELAAMLVIGCLLRVEMLTARNLLIAGVLIAVARPVAIYISTAKGSWTASQRRLGAWFGIRGVGSIYYLAYASTHGARLSEIGAIGEAVLVTVAVSVIVHGISATPLMNLYQAATQRRG, from the coding sequence ATGACCGCGGCGACCTGGGACCTGCTGGTCGGCGCCTTGCTGATCCTGATGGCGCTGTCCGGCACCTTGCTCAAGACGCTGCCCATCAGCGCGGCCGCGCTCTACATGGGCCTGGGCTTTGCGGTGGGGCCCGGCGGCTTCGACCTTTTGAAGCTGGGCATCAGGGCGGATGCGGCGCTGATCGAAACCATCACCGAAGTCGCGGTGCTGGTTTCGCTCTTCGCAGTCGGCCTTCGGCTGCGCATCCGCCTGCGGTTGTCGAGCTGGGTCCAGCCGGTCCTGCTCGCCAGCGTGGGCATGGTCGTCACGATCATGCTGATGACGCTCGCTGGGCTGGCACTGAAGCTGTCGCTGGGCGCCGCGCTGCTGCTCGCGGCCATCCTGGCTCCCACGGACCCGGTGCTGGCGTCCGACGTGCAGGTCAGGCATGAGAACGACCGGGACGACCTGCGATTCGGGCTCACCGCCGAAGGCGGCCTGAACGACGGCGCGGCCTTTCCGTTCGTGATGCTCGCGCTGGGGCTGAGCGGCGCGCACGACCTGGGAACTGCGGGGCTGCGCTGGCTCGGGCTGGATGTCCTGTGGGCGATCGGCGGGGGCCTGGCGCTGGGATGGACCTGCGGCGCCGCGTTCACCCGGCTCGTGCTGTTCCTCCAGACGGAAAAAAAGCAGGCGCTCGGCATGGAGAGCTTTCTTGCGCTGGGCCTCATCGCGCTGACCTACGGCATCGCCCTGCACGCCGCGGTCTACGGCTTCCTGGCCGTCTTCGTTGCCGGCCTGAGCATGCGCAATGTCGAGCGCCAGGTGGAAAGCGAGGCCGCGCTTGCCAGCCGGTCGAAGGCGCGTCCCCAGGAGAAGGTGGAAGCCGTCGCGCAGGCCAGGACGGCGGACGACATGACGCGCGACGTGCTCGAGTTCGCCAAGGAACTGGAGAAATTCGTGGAGCTCGCGGCCATGCTGGTGATCGGATGCCTGCTGCGGGTCGAGATGCTGACGGCGAGGAACCTGCTGATTGCCGGTGTGCTGATCGCGGTGGCCCGCCCGGTCGCCATCTACATCTCCACGGCCAAAGGCAGCTGGACGGCGTCGCAGCGACGGCTGGGCGCATGGTTCGGCATCCGCGGGGTGGGCTCCATCTATTACCTCGCCTATGCGTCGACGCACGGCGCACGCCTGTCGGAAATCGGCGCCATCGGCGAAGCCGTGCTGGTCACCGTGGCCGTGTCCGTGATCGTGCACGGCATATCGGCCACGCCGCTCATGAACCTCTATCAGGCGGCGACGCAACGCAGAGGCTGA